Below is a window of Eriocheir sinensis breed Jianghai 21 unplaced genomic scaffold, ASM2467909v1 Scaffold409, whole genome shotgun sequence DNA.
ccttaacaagcacacccttacacacaccggtgaaagacctcatgaatgccaagagtgtggcaaagtgttcagtaggaagagtcaccttaacacacacactcttacacacactggtgaaagacctcatgaatgccaagagtgtggcaaagtgttcagtacgaagagtcaccttaacacacacacccttacacacactggtggaagacctcatgaatgccaagagtgtggcaaagtgttcagtaggaagagtcaccttaacacacacacctttacacacactggtgaaagacctcatgaatgccttgagtgtggcaaagtgttcagtagaaAGAGTAACCTTAactcacacacccttacacacactggtgaaagacctcatgaatgccaagagtgtggcaaagtgttcagatACAAGACTCACCTTAAcagacacacacttacacacactggtgaaagacctcatgaatgccttgaGTGTGACAGAAGGTTCTTTTCTAAATCTGCTTTGAACAGCCATGTTGTCACACACTCTgatctgagagagttcaagtgtgatgtttgtcttaaacatttcaagaccaagcagaatattgccaggcacatgaagatccacttcccctgaggtgttgtgtggtgctggtgtatgtggtggcggtggaggacagTGTTTGGCAACCCCGCCCTggctgaagaacaagaagacaaagagagaaagacagacatggaggaacaacaagaacagaaaagaaagaaaggaatgaaaagactagtgaaagaaagaggagaaagatggacaagaaaatattacgaaaaagcacgaacagaaagaaaaggaatggaggaaaggaagaaatgatgaaagaagaggaagagaatagaaggaagcctggaagaaaaggaggaggaggagcagcatcaAGACGGGGATAGTTAGAAAAGGGTCATCAGCATCTTCTTGGCTTATggtccatcttctctccttccttcctctatttccaacactcccaagtcttgtgtcactgttcctctccatgCTCTTACAACTGGTCTCATCCCGggcacctccattccctcctccgccctctgtctctctcctcacatgtcccaaccattgcagccttctctgtctctctgtctccttcacaccacatctctcagccactttccttattcccttccctgccacctgtctctctcctcacacgtcccaaccattgcagccttctctgtctctctctcctctgtctccttcacaccacatctctcagccactttccttattcccttccctgccacctgtctctctcctcacatgtcccaaccattgcagccttctctgtgtctctgtctccttcacaccacatctctcagccacttcctcattctttccactcagtgtatatgtgtgtgtgtgtgtaagtttgtataatatatttctgcCTTACACAACGATTTTgattatccagagagagagagagagagagagagagagagagagagagagagagagagagagatggctttcCGCTCGGTCCAATTGGTCACTTCAAGAAACAATCACAACAGTGAGGCCTTGT
It encodes the following:
- the LOC126992150 gene encoding zinc finger protein OZF-like, with the translated sequence MSAESVGKESQGRVTSTNTPTHSGGRPHECQKCGKVFSKKGDLNKHTLTHTGERPHECQECGKVFSRKSNLNKHTLTHTGERPHECQECGKVFSRKSHLNTHTLTHTGGRPHECQECGKVFSRKSHLNTHTFTHTGERPHECQECGKVFSWKSNLNKHTLTHTGERPHECQECGKVFSRKSHLNTHTLTHTGERPHECQECGKVFSTKSHLNTHTLTHTGGRPHECQECGKVFSRKSHLNTHTFTHTGERPHECLECGKVFSRKSNLNSHTLTHTGERPHECQECGKVFRYKTHLNRHTLTHTGERPHECLECDRRFFSKSALNSHVVTHSDLREFKCDVCLKHFKTKQNIARHMKIHFP